One Erythrobacter sp. SDW2 genomic region harbors:
- a CDS encoding type II secretion system F family protein → MINNPTGPTLLGFDVILVGTILAGVAAMAVMFAIYAALTVKDPMAKRVKALNERRDELKAGIVKASGKKRQSLVRKTDSTEKVKDTLKNMKVLQQSQVEIVQQKLAWAGIRNKELAVYVIGARLVLPIVLGIAAAVVIYWIDYFPKWGEFKRFGALAAVLFASYKGPEFYLKNLATKRTDAIRKGLPDALDLLVICAEAGLTVDAAFNRVAKELGRAYPELGDEFALTAIELSFLTERKMAFDNLAYRVNLEAVKGVVTTMVQTERYGTPLASALRVLSAEFRNERMMRAEEKAARLPAIMTIPLILFILPVLFIVILGPAACSISDAFKM, encoded by the coding sequence ATGATCAACAATCCAACCGGCCCGACCCTGCTCGGTTTCGACGTCATCCTTGTCGGCACCATCCTCGCCGGGGTCGCCGCCATGGCAGTGATGTTCGCGATCTACGCCGCGCTGACGGTCAAGGATCCGATGGCAAAACGCGTCAAGGCACTCAACGAGCGTCGCGACGAGCTCAAGGCCGGCATCGTCAAGGCCAGCGGCAAGAAGCGCCAGAGCCTGGTCCGCAAGACCGACTCGACCGAAAAGGTCAAGGACACGCTGAAGAACATGAAGGTTCTACAGCAAAGCCAGGTCGAGATCGTGCAGCAGAAGCTGGCCTGGGCCGGCATCCGCAACAAGGAACTGGCGGTCTACGTCATCGGTGCACGACTGGTCTTGCCGATCGTGCTTGGCATCGCGGCTGCGGTGGTGATCTACTGGATCGACTATTTCCCCAAATGGGGCGAGTTCAAGAGGTTCGGTGCTCTCGCTGCAGTCCTGTTTGCAAGCTACAAGGGACCTGAATTCTATCTCAAGAACCTTGCGACCAAGCGTACCGACGCCATCCGCAAGGGCCTGCCCGACGCGCTCGACCTGTTGGTCATCTGCGCCGAAGCCGGTCTGACGGTCGACGCTGCCTTCAACCGCGTCGCCAAGGAGCTGGGCCGCGCCTATCCGGAACTGGGTGACGAATTCGCCCTGACCGCGATCGAGCTGTCGTTCCTGACCGAGCGCAAGATGGCGTTCGACAACCTCGCCTACCGCGTCAATCTCGAGGCTGTGAAGGGCGTGGTGACGACCATGGTCCAGACCGAACGCTACGGCACCCCGCTGGCGAGCGCGCTGCGCGTGCTCTCGGCAGAGTTCCGCAACGAGCGTATGATGCGCGCCGAAGAGAAGGCCGCGCGCCTTCCGGCGATCATGACCATCCCGCTGATCCTGTTCATCCTGCCGGTGCTGTTCATCGTCATTCTCGGCCCGGCGGCCTGTTCGATCAGCGACGCGTTCAAGATGTAG
- a CDS encoding tetratricopeptide repeat protein, giving the protein MSKTPPESWHARAVALERGGDPAGAKSLLEQALAEHPGHAELLNSAGNLAMRRGEQLEAASLFQAALAAKPGSLDFALNLAIALTGAGRAGDAVRVLVPFEDLGAQQPRYCSARAAAERAAGRPGAAARWYDVCLRLDPNHQRALHGRARTAIERGEPGALARVDAALAANPAEADLWLARAQALDVAGDAAGAREIAEQLVEQAPQWLEGLRFLAQLRHAAGEKNWASHYAMAAQKVPRDATIAADHIAVLAGLDFAAEAAEVAAAAQARFPAMEQFALLEAVNAGFAGDDARAEAIFADLSVQGADRWLQEARHRIRQGDAESALAALDKALSERPWDIAAWALRGIGWRMAGDDRAAWLHEQEGLVSLLPLSDADAILPPAIERLHTLHDRSPMPLGQSLRGGSQTRGILFHRLEPEFARLQQAILRTVEDYRGRLPGADSSHPLLRHREASWQMLGSWSVRLHGGGDHHAAHIHPQGILSSACYLILPEGRGARDGALEIGRPAPDLRVDLGPVRVIEPQVGHLALFPSTLYHGTTPFGEGRRMTVAFDVVTGNDAHA; this is encoded by the coding sequence GTGAGCAAGACGCCGCCGGAAAGCTGGCATGCGCGGGCCGTTGCTTTAGAGCGCGGCGGTGATCCGGCAGGAGCCAAGTCGCTGCTCGAACAGGCTTTGGCAGAGCATCCGGGCCATGCCGAGCTGCTCAACAGTGCAGGCAACCTTGCGATGCGCCGGGGCGAACAGCTGGAGGCCGCAAGTCTTTTCCAAGCAGCTCTGGCGGCAAAGCCCGGGTCACTCGACTTCGCGCTCAACCTTGCGATTGCGCTGACAGGGGCGGGCCGTGCCGGGGATGCGGTCCGGGTGCTGGTGCCGTTCGAGGATCTGGGCGCACAACAGCCGCGCTATTGCTCGGCGCGGGCGGCGGCAGAGCGCGCCGCGGGCCGACCGGGGGCGGCGGCGCGTTGGTATGATGTCTGCCTCCGGCTCGACCCCAACCACCAGCGCGCCCTGCACGGTCGGGCGCGGACGGCCATCGAACGCGGTGAGCCGGGGGCGTTGGCGCGGGTCGATGCGGCGCTTGCCGCCAATCCTGCCGAGGCCGACCTGTGGCTGGCGCGGGCGCAGGCTCTGGACGTGGCAGGCGACGCGGCAGGCGCTCGGGAGATTGCCGAGCAATTGGTCGAGCAGGCCCCGCAATGGCTCGAGGGGCTGCGGTTTCTTGCCCAGTTGCGCCATGCGGCAGGGGAGAAGAATTGGGCCTCGCATTATGCCATGGCGGCACAAAAGGTGCCGCGCGACGCGACTATCGCGGCAGACCATATAGCCGTGCTGGCCGGTCTCGATTTCGCGGCCGAGGCGGCGGAGGTTGCCGCGGCGGCACAGGCGCGCTTCCCGGCGATGGAGCAGTTCGCCTTGCTGGAAGCGGTCAACGCCGGGTTCGCCGGGGACGATGCGCGGGCCGAAGCCATCTTTGCCGACCTCTCGGTTCAGGGAGCCGACCGATGGCTACAGGAGGCGCGCCATCGGATCAGGCAAGGTGATGCAGAGAGCGCACTTGCGGCGCTCGACAAAGCGCTCTCGGAGCGTCCGTGGGACATCGCGGCCTGGGCGCTGCGCGGCATCGGCTGGCGCATGGCTGGCGATGACAGGGCCGCGTGGTTGCACGAACAGGAGGGGCTCGTCTCCCTGCTCCCGCTGTCCGACGCGGATGCGATCCTGCCCCCAGCCATCGAGCGACTGCATACGTTGCACGACCGCTCGCCGATGCCGCTGGGGCAGTCTCTGCGTGGTGGATCACAGACGCGGGGTATCCTGTTCCACCGGCTCGAACCCGAATTCGCCCGGCTCCAGCAAGCAATTCTCCGGACGGTGGAGGACTACCGTGGCCGGTTGCCGGGTGCGGATTCGAGCCATCCCCTGCTGCGCCATCGGGAAGCGTCGTGGCAAATGCTCGGCTCGTGGTCGGTTCGCCTGCACGGCGGTGGTGACCATCACGCAGCGCATATCCATCCGCAGGGAATTCTCAGTTCGGCATGCTACCTGATCCTGCCTGAGGGACGTGGCGCCCGTGACGGGGCGCTGGAGATTGGTCGCCCTGCCCCGGACCTGCGGGTCGATCTCGGTCCTGTCCGCGTGATTGAGCCGCAGGTCGGCCATTTGGCGCTGTTCCCCAGCACGCTCTACCACGGCACCACGCCTTTCGGGGAAGGCCGACGAATGACAGTTGCGTTCGATGTCGTCACGGGCAATGATGCCCATGCATGA
- a CDS encoding class I SAM-dependent methyltransferase codes for MTVADEKAWGDFWSQQRGQGSGGCLPEGWRGIEASQRAAWRAFVRHLPSRVRLLDLATGDGRVMCWLREELPNLHAIGIDIAPQLPPAPAGTQIRAGVSMEQLPFEDASYDAVVSQFGFEYGDIAKVANEIARVLAPDGVVGLLTHRIDGPIMVHNRERQRQIGWIFERKNLFALAHETLAARGRAFAATPMAIAQIVEEGSWRFGPQSAAWEIAEAVRRTLVMQADIRTEEIAVLLRQIEALATNELERISSLERACKTTEDTAAFDAALAAAGLQAETVEVLHDHASQRPCADFRILRLANQSS; via the coding sequence ATGACAGTTGCTGACGAGAAGGCCTGGGGGGACTTCTGGTCGCAGCAGCGGGGGCAAGGGAGCGGGGGCTGTCTTCCCGAAGGCTGGCGCGGCATCGAGGCATCCCAACGCGCGGCATGGCGGGCATTTGTTCGCCACTTGCCTAGTCGAGTTCGCCTGCTCGATCTAGCCACTGGCGATGGTCGCGTGATGTGCTGGCTCCGGGAGGAGCTCCCGAACCTCCATGCAATCGGGATCGATATTGCGCCGCAACTCCCGCCTGCGCCAGCGGGGACACAAATCCGGGCCGGTGTATCGATGGAACAACTTCCATTCGAAGACGCCAGCTACGATGCCGTCGTGAGTCAATTCGGGTTCGAGTACGGTGATATCGCCAAGGTCGCCAACGAAATTGCCCGTGTGCTCGCTCCGGACGGAGTCGTCGGCCTCCTGACCCATCGGATCGACGGCCCGATCATGGTCCACAACCGCGAACGGCAGCGGCAGATTGGCTGGATCTTCGAGCGGAAAAACCTGTTCGCGCTGGCGCACGAAACATTGGCCGCACGGGGCCGAGCCTTTGCAGCGACGCCAATGGCCATTGCCCAGATTGTAGAGGAAGGCAGCTGGCGGTTCGGCCCACAGTCGGCGGCTTGGGAGATAGCTGAGGCGGTTCGGCGCACCTTGGTCATGCAGGCCGACATTCGGACTGAGGAAATCGCAGTCTTGCTGCGCCAGATCGAGGCGCTGGCCACCAATGAGTTAGAACGGATCTCATCGTTAGAACGGGCCTGCAAGACAACAGAGGACACTGCCGCCTTTGACGCGGCACTGGCCGCTGCGGGACTTCAGGCTGAAACCGTCGAAGTTCTGCATGACCACGCGAGCCAAAGGCCCTGCGCCGACTTTCGCATTCTTCGCCTTGCCAACCAGTCAAGCTGA
- a CDS encoding type II secretion system F family protein — MSILQLLLFAGGLMAMLVIGYAALSGPSAAKESQRRLNAVRYRHSESTDAKVESQLKKAIAARKPKAMKLAGSGSRLEALELRLDRTGKGWTVSQYFYASLGIGLTVAVLMYLRSGAAMMSLVVGVMVGAGFPHLAVNFMMNKRTNAFNAKFPDAIELLVRGLRSGLPVTETLQVVAQEIPGPVGFEFKAIVDRIKIGKPMEEALAQTGDKLGIAEFNFFCITLAIQRETGGNLAETLSNLAEVLRKRGQMKLKIKAMSSESKASAYIVGSLPFIVFTMIWWINPEYLSGFFTEDRLIVAGLGGMVWMSIGAFIMAKMVSFEI, encoded by the coding sequence ATGAGCATCTTGCAGCTCTTGCTGTTCGCAGGTGGCCTGATGGCCATGTTGGTGATCGGCTATGCCGCTTTATCCGGCCCTTCGGCAGCCAAGGAAAGCCAGCGTCGGCTGAACGCCGTGCGCTATCGCCATTCCGAAAGCACGGATGCGAAGGTCGAATCGCAACTGAAGAAGGCCATTGCCGCGCGCAAGCCCAAGGCGATGAAGCTGGCCGGGTCGGGTTCGCGGCTGGAAGCCCTGGAATTGCGGCTCGACCGGACCGGCAAAGGCTGGACCGTCAGCCAGTATTTCTATGCCTCGCTGGGGATCGGCCTCACTGTCGCGGTGCTGATGTACCTGCGCAGCGGCGCCGCGATGATGTCGCTCGTAGTCGGCGTTATGGTGGGCGCAGGGTTCCCGCACCTTGCGGTCAATTTCATGATGAACAAGCGTACCAACGCCTTCAATGCGAAGTTTCCCGACGCCATCGAATTGCTCGTGCGCGGACTGCGCTCGGGCTTGCCGGTGACGGAAACACTGCAGGTCGTGGCGCAGGAAATTCCCGGCCCGGTCGGCTTCGAATTCAAGGCAATCGTCGACCGCATCAAGATCGGCAAGCCGATGGAGGAAGCGTTGGCGCAGACGGGCGACAAGCTCGGCATTGCGGAGTTCAACTTCTTCTGCATCACGCTTGCGATCCAGCGGGAGACCGGGGGCAACCTGGCTGAAACGCTGTCGAACCTGGCCGAGGTGCTGCGCAAGCGAGGTCAGATGAAACTCAAGATCAAGGCGATGAGCTCGGAATCGAAAGCTTCGGCCTACATCGTCGGCTCGCTGCCCTTCATTGTTTTCACCATGATCTGGTGGATCAACCCCGAGTACCTCAGCGGCTTCTTTACCGAAGATCGTCTGATCGTGGCCGGACTGGGCGGCATGGTATGGATGAGCATCGGCGCCTTCATCATGGCCAAGATGGTCAGCTTCGAGATTTAA
- a CDS encoding 2OG-Fe(II) oxygenase family protein, with protein sequence MTKKLFEINPELDRAELAARFKRDTRVQVHDFLTRETAEEIRMILQKATPWGLAMQADGSEFKGAQQVLPRDMGTPDGQRRAQALGAATDAAAGRGDYAFRYAQYPILQAIQEGWAPGSPHELILEYINAPEFIQLARDITGFQDLVKADGQATLFAKAQFLGLHIDSHVAEGWKVAYVMNFTIDGWKPDWGGYLQFFDDKGNITQGFLPRFNTLNMLLVPQPHSVSMVAPFAPLGRYAITGWLRDR encoded by the coding sequence ATGACCAAGAAACTGTTCGAGATAAACCCGGAACTCGACCGGGCGGAACTGGCGGCCCGGTTCAAGCGCGATACGCGGGTGCAGGTGCACGACTTCCTGACGCGCGAGACGGCCGAGGAAATCCGCATGATCCTGCAGAAGGCGACCCCCTGGGGCCTGGCCATGCAGGCCGACGGCAGCGAATTCAAGGGCGCACAGCAGGTCCTCCCGCGCGACATGGGCACGCCTGACGGGCAGCGACGCGCGCAGGCGCTCGGCGCGGCGACCGATGCGGCGGCGGGACGCGGCGATTACGCCTTCCGCTATGCCCAATACCCGATCCTGCAGGCGATCCAGGAAGGCTGGGCCCCCGGCAGCCCGCACGAGCTGATCCTCGAATACATCAACGCGCCCGAATTCATCCAGCTGGCGCGCGACATCACCGGTTTCCAGGATCTGGTGAAGGCCGACGGGCAGGCCACCCTGTTCGCCAAGGCGCAGTTCCTCGGCCTGCATATCGACAGCCACGTCGCCGAGGGGTGGAAAGTCGCCTATGTGATGAACTTCACCATCGACGGCTGGAAGCCCGACTGGGGCGGCTACCTCCAGTTCTTCGATGACAAGGGCAATATCACTCAAGGCTTCCTGCCGCGCTTCAACACGCTCAACATGCTGCTCGTTCCGCAGCCGCATTCGGTCAGCATGGTCGCACCCTTCGCGCCGCTGGGCCGCTATGCCATCACCGGCTGGCTGCGGGATCGGTGA
- a CDS encoding acetyl-CoA C-acetyltransferase: protein MTAAYIVDAVRTAGGRRGGRLAGVHPVDLLARSLDALVERTGIDPKAIDDVITGCVSQAGEQALQIGRMAVLASKNLPQSTPAVTIDRQCGSSQQAIQFAAQAVMSGTQDVVIASGVESMSRVPMGSNVTLHMKEGLLSKAKGLEEKFPGINFSQFMGAEMIARKHDFSKEDLDRFGFSSHQKAIAATNSGAFANEIVPVEIETPEGTEMHTVDEGIRFDASLEGIAGVKLLSPEGRITAATSSQICDGSSAALIVSERVLKEHGLTPLARIVNLTVTAGDPVIMLEEPLFATDKALERAGMKIDDIDLYEVNEAFASVPLAWLKHTGADPERLNVHGGAIALGHPLGASGTKLMATLVHALHRHGKKFGLQTMCEGGGVANVTIIERV, encoded by the coding sequence ATGACCGCCGCCTATATCGTCGACGCCGTGCGCACGGCCGGGGGCCGCCGCGGAGGGCGCCTTGCCGGCGTTCACCCGGTCGACCTGCTCGCCAGGTCGCTCGATGCGCTGGTCGAACGGACCGGGATCGATCCCAAGGCCATCGATGACGTCATTACCGGCTGCGTCAGCCAGGCTGGCGAACAGGCCCTGCAGATTGGCCGCATGGCAGTCCTCGCCTCGAAGAACCTCCCGCAGTCGACTCCGGCGGTGACGATCGATCGTCAGTGCGGTTCGTCGCAGCAGGCGATCCAGTTCGCTGCCCAGGCAGTGATGAGCGGAACACAGGACGTGGTGATCGCCAGCGGCGTGGAAAGCATGAGCCGCGTGCCGATGGGCTCGAACGTCACGTTGCACATGAAGGAAGGCCTGCTGAGCAAGGCGAAAGGGCTGGAGGAGAAATTCCCCGGCATCAACTTCAGCCAGTTCATGGGTGCGGAGATGATCGCGCGCAAGCACGACTTCTCCAAGGAGGATCTCGACCGCTTCGGTTTCTCGAGCCACCAGAAGGCCATTGCCGCGACCAATTCGGGTGCCTTTGCGAACGAGATCGTGCCGGTCGAGATCGAGACTCCTGAAGGCACCGAGATGCACACCGTCGACGAGGGCATCCGCTTCGACGCCAGCCTCGAAGGGATCGCCGGCGTCAAGCTGCTCAGCCCGGAAGGTCGCATCACCGCCGCTACGTCCAGCCAAATCTGCGACGGTTCTTCGGCAGCGCTGATCGTGAGCGAGCGCGTGTTGAAGGAACACGGTCTTACGCCGCTGGCCCGCATCGTGAATCTGACGGTCACGGCGGGCGATCCGGTCATCATGCTGGAAGAGCCGTTGTTCGCGACCGACAAGGCGCTCGAGCGCGCGGGCATGAAGATCGACGATATCGATCTCTATGAAGTGAACGAGGCCTTCGCCTCGGTGCCGCTGGCCTGGCTCAAGCACACCGGCGCCGATCCCGAGAGGCTCAACGTCCATGGCGGTGCCATCGCGCTCGGCCACCCGCTCGGCGCTTCGGGCACCAAGCTGATGGCGACGCTGGTTCACGCGCTCCATCGCCATGGCAAGAAATTCGGCCTGCAGACGATGTGCGAAGGCGGCGGCGTCGCCAACGTGACCATTATCGAGCGGGTCTAA
- the mtnP gene encoding S-methyl-5'-thioadenosine phosphorylase, with the protein MSKWHIGVLGGSGLYEGIALEEQQVIEVKSPFGAPSGPVTTGRIGDVRLTFMARHGAGHRLSPNTVNYRANVDVMKRCGVTDLLAISAIGSLREEMAPGSFVAVDQFIDRTMGRASSFFGEGLVAHVALADPVCARLSALAADAAEAAGARVHRGGTYIAMEGPQFSTRAESRMYRAWGGDVIGMTGMPEARLAREAELPYAMLAMVTDYDSWRDEEAGVETADILKVLSDNAQMARDSLQHLLATLPKTREPSPHDTALEYAIITAPEQRDPVLMAKLDAVAGRVLG; encoded by the coding sequence GTGAGCAAATGGCATATCGGCGTCCTCGGCGGATCGGGCCTCTACGAAGGCATCGCGCTGGAGGAACAGCAGGTGATCGAAGTGAAGTCGCCGTTCGGCGCGCCGTCCGGACCGGTCACCACCGGCCGGATCGGCGATGTCCGGCTGACCTTCATGGCGCGGCACGGGGCCGGGCACCGGCTCAGTCCCAACACGGTCAATTACCGGGCCAATGTCGATGTGATGAAGCGCTGTGGGGTGACGGACCTGCTGGCGATCAGCGCCATCGGCAGTCTGCGCGAGGAAATGGCACCCGGCAGCTTCGTCGCAGTGGACCAGTTCATCGACCGGACCATGGGCAGGGCGAGCAGCTTCTTCGGCGAGGGCCTGGTGGCGCATGTGGCGCTGGCCGATCCGGTCTGCGCGCGGCTTTCGGCGCTCGCCGCCGATGCGGCAGAGGCAGCGGGGGCCAGAGTCCATCGCGGCGGGACCTATATCGCGATGGAAGGGCCGCAGTTCTCGACCCGCGCCGAAAGCCGGATGTACCGCGCCTGGGGCGGGGATGTGATCGGCATGACCGGCATGCCCGAGGCCAGGCTCGCGCGCGAGGCCGAGCTGCCCTACGCCATGCTCGCCATGGTCACCGACTATGACAGCTGGCGTGACGAGGAAGCCGGGGTCGAGACAGCAGACATCCTCAAGGTGCTGAGCGACAATGCCCAGATGGCGCGCGACAGCTTGCAACACCTGCTGGCAACGCTGCCCAAGACCCGCGAGCCGAGCCCGCATGATACCGCGCTCGAATACGCCATCATCACCGCGCCCGAACAGCGCGATCCGGTCCTGATGGCCAAGCTCGATGCGGTAGCGGGGCGCGTATTGGGATAA
- a CDS encoding SDR family NAD(P)-dependent oxidoreductase translates to MEVSANTPAVVTGGASGLGAATARALAAKGAKVAIFDMNEEKGNAMAAELGGVFCKVNVTSDEDVDAGFAKAREAHGQERILVNCAGIGNAIKTASRSKEDGSIKHFPISAFDFVIQVNLIGTFRCIAKSAAGMLTLDPLDENGERGAIVNTASVAGEDGQIGQAAYSASKAGVIGMTLPIARDLMNEGIRVNTILPGIFDTPLLAAAPQNVRDALAASVPFPKRLGIPTEYAKLAMCMIETGYFNGEDVRLDGAIRMAPR, encoded by the coding sequence ATGGAAGTTTCAGCCAATACCCCCGCCGTCGTCACCGGGGGCGCCTCGGGCCTCGGTGCCGCCACCGCCCGTGCGCTCGCCGCCAAGGGCGCCAAGGTCGCCATCTTCGACATGAACGAGGAAAAGGGCAACGCCATGGCCGCCGAGCTGGGCGGGGTTTTCTGCAAGGTCAACGTCACCAGCGATGAAGATGTCGATGCCGGTTTCGCCAAGGCGCGCGAAGCACATGGCCAGGAACGCATCCTCGTCAACTGCGCCGGGATCGGCAATGCCATCAAGACCGCCAGCCGCAGCAAGGAAGACGGCAGTATCAAGCACTTCCCGATTTCGGCCTTCGATTTCGTCATCCAGGTCAACCTGATCGGCACCTTCCGCTGCATCGCCAAGTCGGCGGCCGGTATGCTGACGCTCGATCCGCTCGACGAGAACGGCGAGCGCGGGGCAATCGTGAACACCGCCTCGGTGGCCGGGGAAGACGGCCAGATCGGCCAGGCGGCCTATTCGGCCTCTAAGGCCGGCGTCATCGGCATGACCCTGCCCATCGCGCGCGACCTGATGAACGAAGGCATTCGCGTCAACACCATCCTGCCGGGCATTTTCGACACCCCGCTGCTCGCCGCCGCGCCGCAGAACGTGCGTGACGCGCTGGCCGCCTCGGTGCCGTTCCCCAAGCGTCTCGGTATCCCGACCGAATATGCCAAGCTCGCCATGTGCATGATCGAAACCGGCTATTTCAACGGCGAGGACGTGCGTCTCGACGGGGCCATCCGCATGGCCCCGCGCTGA
- a CDS encoding MarR family winged helix-turn-helix transcriptional regulator: protein MATKTSNLPVLADFLPYQLSIASNAVSGRIAELYQARFDLKIAEWRIMAVLGEAEARTQRELSALTLMDKVAVNRACKVLEDRGLVGRRPNEQDGRSHHVALTEAGRAIYGQIMPLARDVEAQLLEPFTAEEREVLRDLLSRMRIAAGGIEAAES, encoded by the coding sequence ATGGCGACCAAGACGAGCAATCTCCCGGTGCTGGCGGACTTCCTGCCCTACCAGCTGTCGATCGCGTCCAACGCGGTCAGCGGGCGGATCGCCGAACTGTACCAGGCCCGATTCGACCTCAAGATCGCCGAATGGCGCATCATGGCAGTGCTGGGCGAAGCCGAGGCCCGCACCCAGCGCGAACTCTCCGCGCTGACGCTGATGGACAAGGTCGCGGTCAACCGGGCCTGCAAGGTGCTGGAGGACCGCGGGCTGGTTGGCCGCCGCCCCAATGAACAGGATGGCCGTTCGCACCATGTTGCGCTGACGGAGGCGGGCAGGGCGATCTATGGCCAGATCATGCCGCTGGCGCGCGATGTCGAAGCCCAATTGCTTGAACCGTTCACGGCCGAGGAGCGGGAGGTGCTGCGCGACCTGCTGAGCCGCATGCGGATCGCAGCGGGTGGAATCGAAGCGGCGGAAAGCTGA
- a CDS encoding crotonase/enoyl-CoA hydratase family protein, whose translation MSEYTQILVDKSEGIATVTLNRPEKMNAFTGTMMNEIIAAMDDIDADDHVRAVIFTGAGDRAFCAGADLTPEGGGRVFSDPTEVDDLSDERVRDGGGRLTLRLFDSTKPLISACNGVAVGVGITMQLPMDIRLASDNARYGFVFARRGIVPEAASSWFLPRLVGVQQALEWCYSGRVFDAQEALAGRLVRSVHPQGELMDMARGLAREIADNTSAVSVAMTRAMMWRLPSEDHPMGAHRIDSRAIYRLSRGKDAAEGIASFLEKRAPAYPGRPSQDMPDFYPWWDEPEYK comes from the coding sequence ATGAGCGAATACACCCAGATCCTGGTCGACAAGAGCGAGGGCATCGCCACAGTCACGCTCAACCGGCCGGAGAAGATGAACGCCTTCACCGGCACGATGATGAACGAGATCATCGCCGCGATGGACGATATCGACGCCGACGACCATGTGCGCGCGGTGATCTTCACCGGGGCAGGGGACCGGGCCTTCTGCGCCGGGGCGGATCTGACGCCCGAGGGCGGGGGCAGGGTGTTCTCCGACCCGACCGAGGTCGACGATCTGTCCGACGAGCGTGTGCGCGATGGCGGCGGGCGGCTGACGCTGCGGCTGTTCGACAGCACCAAGCCGCTGATCAGCGCCTGCAACGGTGTGGCGGTGGGCGTGGGCATCACCATGCAGCTGCCGATGGATATCCGGCTGGCCTCGGACAATGCCCGTTACGGCTTCGTCTTCGCCCGGCGCGGGATCGTGCCGGAAGCGGCCTCGAGCTGGTTTCTGCCCCGGCTGGTCGGGGTGCAGCAGGCGCTCGAGTGGTGCTATTCGGGCCGCGTGTTCGACGCGCAGGAAGCGCTTGCCGGGCGGCTGGTCCGCTCGGTCCATCCGCAGGGCGAACTGATGGATATGGCGCGCGGACTGGCACGCGAGATTGCCGACAACACCTCGGCCGTCTCGGTTGCGATGACCCGGGCGATGATGTGGCGGCTGCCGAGCGAGGACCACCCGATGGGAGCGCACCGGATCGACAGCCGCGCGATCTATCGCCTGTCGCGCGGCAAGGATGCTGCCGAGGGCATCGCCAGCTTCCTCGAAAAGCGCGCCCCGGCCTATCCCGGACGGCCGAGCCAAGATATGCCGGACTTCTACCCCTGGTGGGATGAGCCCGAATACAAGTGA